The genomic window TGGAACCATCTCATGCATGTAAATGTCGAAACTATCCCTATCTATGGTTGGGGTGACGAGTATACCCTTAAGCTGTTCTTCTTGCGAACGGAGCGATCCACCTCGGCTAGGCGATACTCGTGCATAATCCAGTTCGTTTTCTCTCCCTTGGGAGCTTTTCCTGCGTAAAATACCAAAGCTTTCTTGATCCCAGCTGTCTTTGGCTGCCCGATCGGCTTGTCGGCTCCCGTGGCTTTCCAGTAGCCCCTCCCTGCAGCACGATTCGGTCTCGATCCGTTAGGGTACTTCCTGTCCCTCGGCGTAAAAAAGTACCATTCCTTTTCTCCGTACAAGGCCATACCTGTAATTTGACATAACAAATAACAACAAGGATGAAAACTTGTAATCAACTAGTGAATTAAAGAGCAGGATTAAAACAAGAAGAGCTCATTACCAGGGAGATCCCATGGGTCAAACTTGTAGAGATCAACTTCAGCAATAATAGGAACAGCAATGGGCTGCGATGAGCATTTACGGCAGAGATAGTGCAGCACGAGCTCCTCATCCGTTGGATGGAACCTGAAACCTGGTGGTAACTCTAGTGTCGCCGCtgtcatttttttgttcttgacctTTCTACCCCAACTTCCCTCCCTATTCTTTTTGGCCTCTCCCTTCGTCTCTTTTCGGTGGGTCTAATACAGTGACGGCGCTTGAAACTTAGAACGCAAGGGAAGGGCATGAATTTATAGGGGAAAACGAGGGAGACTCGGCAGGGATTATTTCTAGAATACAGGTGGGTGGTcgtgttttttctctttacttcACCAATATTGCGTGAAACGTGGCAGGTAATGAAGTGGGCAAGCGTGCGTGTCAACGGCTCACATAGGGAGGTGATTTTGTCACTGCTTACGATACTTGTTTTGGACTGTGGTGTTAAGGTAGACTGTAGAGATCACCCAGTCGGTTCGAgcgaaaacaaaaatgaaaaataataagatattattCCTTGGGATCTGCGTGTGGGGTCGGCACTCGGCAGGGTTTGTTATAAGTTTCTTGCCTTTTGGTGTTTTCTTGGATACGGAGCCGACAGTTAAACGGTGGATAAAGTGTACACGTCAGGAAGAGCCACGTGCAATCGGCATGTGTGACCTGgcggagagagaaagagaggtcgcgtttaaaattatgatatattataataatattttttaaaaaaattatttttaatatgatttaaatttataaaaaaataaatttaaactaaaaaaaattaaaaatacttgttaagcacaaaaaacaaaaggacaaTGATGGATtacaaaaattatcttgatttcataTTCTCcgttgtattttaataaattacatttttatcttaaaatatgttaacggtaaaaaaaatcagaaaaaagttatattagATTTAATACCTAAAAAGCCcctaaaatctcaaaattacaaaaaggccattaaacatgtttttaactAGAAATCATCACCAAACTTCTCGTCCAAATTCAAGCAAAAACACTCCCTTTTATTCAACCAAACACATGCAAAATTCAACGAAAAACACGTCcaaaatttaaacacatgtatTCCCTCCTTAGCACAATAAGCAAACACCAAGAACAGCTTGCTGCACTGTCTCATTTTATTCAGTTTCAGCATCTCTCCAATCATTAATTTCTATCAAAGCCAGCATAAAACAGGTCAGGCGATTCCACGTTCAAATTCTCATCAGCTTCAGTAGAGTCCACAAGATCAAATGCCATCGTGAAATTTAGACGGATGATCCATTCCCATTACCCTGTCAACTAATTCCAAGGCCGAGACGAATGCAGCTTTCTTCGTACCCCAGGAGGCAGTAACGCGATTGCAGTAGTTCAATAGgcaaaaaaagaagtgaaagtGTGATTTAAAGTAAATTAATATACTAACTCATCCTTGAAACTGGGCAAAAGCAAAGTCCTATATAATGAGAGATGAAAAGGTTTGATTTTACCTTGGAAGCCATGATTTGAAGGCCAGCATACTTGACATCGATCCCAACTGAACTCTGTCATGGTGCAACCAATCCCACCAAAACAATGAGCATTGCTAATGACGTACTTCAAATTATGTTGCACTAATAAGGAAACCACTAGAATAAAGAAATTGTAAGTTGACAACATAACCTCACAGGATCTTCTACAACTGTGCAATTAAGCTGTGCATCCTCCGCATGAAGTCTGCTGTTCTCTCCCTTCAGGGCATGACAAGCTCTTCTACAGCTGCAAGAACAACTTCTTCAGCACAAACTAACTTACGTAGCTTCCTTGCATAGACGAAGAAAACCAATCCAGATCGAGAAATAAAAATAGCCCATTGCTAAATAACggtaaccctaaaaattaaattggggggTTTTGAtcggaaaaaaaatagttaccTGTGTTGCTGAGTTACAGGCGAGGAGGGGGACCACGGTTACTTAGTTCCTACACGAGAGGGAATCAACGCAAAACATTAGGGAGATCACTATTAGCTTTGATGgttattgtttgaaaaaaattattttataaaaagtatttatatttgagattggtttggtatttatatatgtttggttaaaactgtggttaaatttaaagttaaacaaaaagtaatataatgtgtttgattaaaaaattacttttcaaattgaggttataaaataattaatatatatatatatatatatagtttttaatttaaatattgtagatttaactattgctattacatcatgaaataaataatactttatataaaatattttttattgttcaattaaactatctataatttcatcacgtatgaaatacatccgacaatgCTACAgctttcttggtttcttaagcgcgcaacaacttCATGttaaatataatcaggaacaaaattgggattgtgatcaaattctgcaaatgctacgtcatcaataaaacacaattaaaaattaaaaattaaattaaattttttttactgggtcggactcGGTTCAATACATTTAGCTTTGGACCGGAATCATGCatcactattcacgtgaacagtggtgCATGtcttcactgttcacgtgaatagtggtGACATGCTCACTGTTCACTTGAACAGTGGAAGCAGAATTGTGCTGCTTTCAGTAACCTACGTTTTTAATGCAGTGCCTTGCTGGGGCCCACGCGGCTGAATTAAATTTTCAGCCGTTACCAAACACTTGTTTTTCGTAGTTGGCTTCAAACGcagaaaattgagaaaattaccCGAGTTTTTAACAGTCTTACACTTGGTTAATTCTCCCCTAATTTCTTTTGAAGCTCAACCCAGTCATGGGTCGAACCGTCGGGTCGAACTAAGTTTTAAaatagttgcttttcaaatgcGATGCTTATAGTTTAGTCAATGCTTacagtcatgagtttgaaaaatttACACGAGTTGATAtcgttttctttcttgattacATCATTTGAAGTTgttcgttttaaaaaaaatcttcgtTTATTCGGGTGGCCTAGGTTTCTGAagtctctttttttatcctttttttattttgtccttcaaaattcatttctttttaaaattaaactttttttctattttgcctTCTATTTGGTTATCATGTCCTCACGACCCTTTTCACGGGTTTTGACAACCTTACTCCGTTTtgttggtgttttgttttttaatatttttttttcactgattttttttatgatatcgggttgtaggtttttttataaaaaaaaaaacagtaagcaattttttttatgcattgcAAAAATGTGATTATTccaattaaagaaatattaatatgacaaaattttgattaactcggctaaatctttctttttcaaattgcGCTGGATtaacaagaggaaaaaaaaggattaaaaccaTGTAGTTTGAATAAAAACAGTTGAAATGGATTAGCCTATGAAATGTAAGTTGATTTGATGATGTAAGAAGTCATGATTTGTTTGGAAAGTGAGGGAAAGTGGTTCAAAGATTCGATGTGTTTGGTAACATCAACGTGCATTAATGGAAGAGGATGAAATCGCAACCGTTGATCATGATGATAAACGAGGGGGATTCggttcatcccaatttggtcGAAAAACATGGGAGAGATTCGAGGTGGTCATgacttgttaatttaattattgtccTTTAGTAAAGTTTATTGCGACAGGTAGATATAAGTTCTCCATGCCTTGTCAGACACCAGGCATGTTCTTGCAAAAAGAAAGTCATTAATCTCTCATTGAATTCAAAGCAACTATGTGCGCCCCCTTTACAGCAAATTTAagtggaattaattttttttattttaaattaattttttttatttttttatattgttttgatgtgatgatattaaaaaaattaatttaatttttttttaaaataattattattatatttttaaatactctGTTAAGGAAGTGCTCTGATTTAATGTATCATTggaattatgtttttcaaaaaaattaaaaaattattttttttcaaaaaaaatgtaaagaaaaaaataaaaaatattgcaaaaaaaaatgatgatgaattaacaaggataaaatgataaatatatcaagtataaagagaaaaaaatataagaaaaattataaatttgccattgtaatactaaaaaattaaaaaaattaaaaatatgtaatttctatagtaaaaaacaaagaaataaatatttttcaccactacattaaaaaaaaatggaaaaatttacaattatacaatttaaacagtaagaaaacaacttttttagtgtataaaaacataaaaaattgcccctttcttttttaatttaattgaaataattcagAAACAACTGTGCAGTAT from Populus trichocarpa isolate Nisqually-1 chromosome 5, P.trichocarpa_v4.1, whole genome shotgun sequence includes these protein-coding regions:
- the LOC7460965 gene encoding NAC domain-containing protein 2, which produces MTAATLELPPGFRFHPTDEELVLHYLCRKCSSQPIAVPIIAEVDLYKFDPWDLPGMALYGEKEWYFFTPRDRKYPNGSRPNRAAGRGYWKATGADKPIGQPKTAGIKKALVFYAGKAPKGEKTNWIMHEYRLAEVDRSVRKKNSLRLDDWVLCRIHNKKGTIEKQGQHLSVQKANSSTEIAEEDEKKSVVMLPPPPGPSSATGTVNDYVYFDTSDSVPRLHTDSSCSEHVVSPEFTCEVQSNPYNYLDATMDIPFASQFQGNHQMSPLQDMFMYLQKPF